The Haloplanus sp. CK5-1 genome contains a region encoding:
- a CDS encoding poly(R)-hydroxyalkanoic acid synthase subunit PhaE gives MTDNTSSTYDGQMDAFLERMTETYMSALDRNLDAQSAFLESWMDSMEDNLSEDRVREGYEGSMQAYEAWMDAAETSFERMGDSLQGEDVEPGEFRDIWLSSANEAFKEMMTTTAFAAATGQTVEEAMNMRQNIDEASEETLHALNFATVGDVREVGERLVELERRQHAIEGKLDELLDQQ, from the coding sequence ATGACAGACAACACTAGCAGCACCTACGACGGACAGATGGACGCGTTTCTGGAGCGCATGACCGAGACGTACATGAGCGCGCTCGACCGCAACCTCGACGCGCAGTCGGCGTTTCTCGAATCCTGGATGGACTCCATGGAGGACAACCTCTCCGAGGACCGCGTCCGGGAGGGGTACGAGGGGTCGATGCAGGCCTACGAGGCCTGGATGGACGCCGCGGAGACGTCCTTCGAGCGGATGGGCGACTCCCTCCAGGGCGAGGACGTCGAGCCCGGGGAGTTTCGCGACATCTGGCTCTCCTCGGCAAACGAGGCGTTCAAGGAGATGATGACGACCACCGCCTTCGCGGCGGCCACCGGACAGACCGTCGAGGAGGCGATGAACATGCGCCAGAACATCGACGAGGCCTCCGAGGAGACGCTCCACGCGCTCAACTTCGCCACCGTCGGCGACGTCCGCGAGGTGGGTGAACGGCTCGTCGAACTCGAACGCCGCCAGCACGCCATCGAGGGCAAACTCGACGAGTTGCTCGACCAGCAATGA
- the phaC gene encoding class III poly(R)-hydroxyalkanoic acid synthase subunit PhaC encodes MNPFTFPLDAQRQLWEQAADETESVGAIPDGLETMTDVEVGETPSEVVYRENKLELHHYEPLVPEEERHDVPLLFVYALINRPYILDLQPDRSVIRRMLEAGFDVYLIDWGEPSDLDTSLSLHDYVNRYIDNCVDEVRERSGQDSINLLGYCMGGTMSVMYAALHPEKVRNLGLMAAGLCFDGTGGILEMWGDEDFFSPETIVDTFGNVPGEFLDVGFALMDPVHNYVTKYGTLYDNIDDEDFVENFARMERWLDDSIDVAGVAYRQFLEDIYQGNKLYRNELELNGERVDLDDITMPVLQVIGEYDHLIPPEASKPFNDRVASDDTEIMEYSTGHIGLSVSGSTHEDLWPAVADWFAERSVVESEDAEVDEAAEDVEDPEGAEGADDPGTDLQELSGIGPAYAERLRSAGVDAVEDLADADPVELSVDADIDEGRIRGWITAASERTS; translated from the coding sequence ATGAATCCCTTCACATTCCCGCTGGACGCCCAGCGCCAACTCTGGGAGCAAGCGGCCGACGAGACGGAGTCGGTCGGAGCCATCCCGGACGGCCTCGAGACCATGACCGACGTCGAAGTCGGCGAGACGCCGAGCGAGGTGGTGTACCGAGAGAACAAGCTCGAACTCCACCACTACGAACCGCTGGTTCCGGAGGAGGAGCGTCACGACGTACCCCTCCTCTTCGTCTACGCGCTGATCAACCGACCGTACATCCTCGATCTCCAGCCGGATCGGAGCGTCATCCGCCGGATGCTCGAGGCCGGCTTCGACGTCTACCTGATCGACTGGGGCGAACCGTCCGACCTCGATACGTCGCTGTCGCTGCACGACTACGTCAACCGCTACATCGACAACTGTGTCGACGAGGTCCGCGAGCGCTCCGGCCAAGACTCGATCAACCTGCTGGGCTACTGCATGGGCGGGACGATGAGCGTCATGTACGCCGCGCTCCACCCCGAGAAGGTCCGCAACCTCGGGCTGATGGCGGCCGGCCTCTGTTTCGACGGCACCGGCGGCATCCTCGAGATGTGGGGCGACGAGGACTTCTTCAGCCCCGAGACCATCGTCGACACCTTCGGCAACGTCCCCGGGGAGTTCCTCGACGTGGGCTTTGCCCTGATGGACCCGGTCCACAACTACGTCACGAAGTACGGCACCCTCTACGACAACATCGACGACGAGGACTTCGTGGAGAACTTCGCGCGCATGGAGCGGTGGCTCGACGACTCCATCGACGTCGCCGGTGTCGCCTACCGGCAGTTCCTCGAGGACATCTACCAGGGGAACAAACTCTACCGGAACGAACTCGAACTGAACGGCGAGCGGGTCGACCTTGACGACATCACCATGCCGGTGTTGCAGGTGATCGGCGAGTACGACCACCTCATTCCGCCGGAGGCCAGTAAGCCGTTCAACGACAGAGTCGCGAGCGACGACACCGAGATCATGGAGTACTCCACGGGCCACATCGGCCTGTCGGTGTCGGGGTCCACCCACGAGGATCTCTGGCCCGCGGTGGCCGACTGGTTCGCCGAGCGATCGGTCGTCGAGAGCGAGGACGCGGAGGTGGACGAGGCGGCCGAAGACGTCGAAGACCCCGAGGGAGCCGAGGGAGCCGACGACCCCGGCACCGACCTGCAGGAACTCAGCGGCATCGGCCCCGCCTACGCCGAGCGCCTGCGCTCTGCCGGTGTCGACGCCGTCGAGGACCTCGCGGACGCCGATCCGGTCGAACTCTCCGTGGACGCCGACATCGACGAGGGACGGATCCGCGGGTGGATCACCGCTGCGAGCGAGCGAACGTCGTAA
- a CDS encoding TrmB family transcriptional regulator has product MTAQPIERSTDRIAVPDDLSAAESKLVYLFVATSGGATVDDLQSSLDIKRMCLFPVLETLSERGLIERTGDAYVPTAT; this is encoded by the coding sequence ATGACGGCGCAGCCGATCGAGCGATCCACCGACCGCATCGCAGTCCCGGACGACCTCTCGGCCGCGGAGTCGAAACTCGTCTACTTGTTCGTCGCCACCTCGGGTGGGGCGACCGTCGACGACCTCCAATCGTCGCTGGACATCAAGAGGATGTGCCTCTTTCCGGTCCTCGAGACGCTCTCCGAGCGCGGCCTGATCGAGCGAACCGGCGACGCCTACGTCCCGACCGCGACCTGA
- a CDS encoding DUF7547 family protein yields MPSRDADDELAVLLADLERTLTDLRAAVDEDVRRRRRPPTPGEILRFTEEYTIPTLIALLEATVQSLELLRAVLRLAGPGTTTADRLRERSHEDAPDVVTLRDALGDLREALTRADLPADSAAGSVLSDARALTEEIDDRLADASDRDGRADRREPRNRSAAPDDRSAWERRSARDRSETAGVDIDVREEGDAGGVNVDEELASIKESMGKGERADESERGGETDDEES; encoded by the coding sequence ATGCCGAGTCGCGACGCGGACGACGAACTGGCGGTCCTGCTCGCCGACCTGGAGCGGACGTTGACCGACCTCCGCGCGGCGGTCGACGAGGACGTGCGGCGACGACGGCGGCCACCGACCCCGGGGGAGATCCTCCGATTCACCGAAGAGTACACCATCCCGACGCTGATCGCGCTCCTCGAGGCGACGGTCCAGTCACTGGAACTGCTCCGCGCCGTGCTTCGACTCGCCGGGCCCGGGACGACGACGGCCGACCGCCTCCGCGAGCGGTCCCACGAGGACGCCCCGGACGTGGTCACGCTCCGGGACGCACTCGGGGACCTCCGGGAGGCACTGACCCGCGCGGACCTCCCGGCGGATTCGGCGGCTGGGTCGGTACTCTCCGACGCCCGAGCGCTGACCGAGGAGATCGACGACCGACTGGCCGACGCCTCGGATCGAGACGGCCGGGCCGACCGACGAGAGCCCCGAAACCGGTCGGCCGCGCCGGACGACCGCTCCGCGTGGGAGCGACGGAGCGCGCGGGATCGCTCCGAGACGGCGGGGGTCGACATCGACGTTCGTGAGGAGGGCGACGCCGGCGGCGTGAACGTCGACGAGGAATTGGCGTCGATCAAGGAGTCGATGGGGAAAGGAGAGCGCGCGGACGAGAGTGAGCGAGGGGGAGAGACCGACGACGAGGAGTCGTAA
- a CDS encoding MaoC family dehydratase → MQERSPTPMGGLTDAWLQSGKHFSNSVEHFYNSVMAANRAMLPDGDDGRQPAESPGVTYSKAEWSFDHSDDGDGIVSVGDRIRFSKSVTEEEVGVFADASGDTNRLHLDDEFAEGTRFGRRIAHGTLVSGLISAALARLPGLTIYLSQDLQFLGPVDIGERVTAICEVVEDLGDGRYRLTTVVEDEDGETVIDGEAIVLIDDRPDEDA, encoded by the coding sequence ATGCAAGAACGCTCACCAACGCCGATGGGTGGCCTCACGGACGCGTGGCTCCAATCGGGGAAACACTTCTCGAACAGCGTCGAACACTTCTACAACAGCGTGATGGCGGCCAACCGGGCGATGCTGCCGGACGGCGACGACGGCCGCCAGCCTGCCGAATCGCCCGGTGTAACCTACTCCAAGGCCGAGTGGTCGTTCGACCACTCCGACGACGGGGATGGGATCGTCAGCGTCGGCGACCGAATCCGATTCTCGAAGTCAGTCACCGAGGAAGAGGTCGGCGTGTTCGCCGACGCCAGCGGCGACACGAACCGACTCCACCTCGACGACGAGTTCGCCGAGGGGACTCGCTTCGGCCGACGGATCGCCCACGGGACGCTCGTCTCGGGGCTCATCAGCGCTGCGCTCGCCCGCCTGCCGGGGCTGACGATCTACCTCTCACAGGATCTGCAGTTCCTCGGCCCGGTCGACATCGGGGAACGGGTCACGGCAATCTGTGAAGTCGTCGAGGACCTCGGCGACGGCCGCTACCGACTGACGACCGTCGTCGAGGACGAGGACGGCGAGACGGTGATCGACGGGGAGGCAATCGTCCTCATCGACGACCGTCCCGACGAAGACGCCTGA
- a CDS encoding AbrB/MazE/SpoVT family DNA-binding domain-containing protein: MTQDDDDGSPLWPPMPFAQSFQDAGEDAVERQMQLFEQFVSGGGGGFDGFSQLGAMSMGTAMFKTRVQSGGRISIPDAERETLDIDDGDIVQTIVIPVKRNSE; this comes from the coding sequence ATGACGCAAGACGACGACGATGGATCGCCGCTGTGGCCGCCCATGCCGTTCGCCCAGTCGTTTCAGGACGCCGGCGAGGACGCGGTCGAACGCCAGATGCAGCTGTTCGAGCAGTTCGTGTCCGGCGGTGGCGGCGGGTTCGACGGGTTCTCGCAACTCGGCGCGATGAGCATGGGAACCGCGATGTTCAAGACCCGCGTGCAGAGCGGGGGTCGCATCAGCATTCCCGACGCCGAGCGCGAAACCCTCGACATCGACGACGGCGATATCGTGCAGACCATCGTCATCCCCGTCAAACGAAACTCCGAGTGA